Proteins from one Pyrobaculum neutrophilum V24Sta genomic window:
- a CDS encoding ATP-binding protein, translating into MEEARERRVVYPFAAIVGQEKAKLALLAVSVNPAIGGVLLAGDKGTGKSTMVRALADLLPEIEVVEGCPFGCNPHNPAEMCDECYLKWKRGEIKVAKRKMRVIDLPLSITVDRLVGTLDIKRALAEGIRALQPGLLAEANRNILYIDEVNLLDDYIIDVLLDAAAMGWNIVEREGISVKHPARFILIGSMNPEEGELRPQLLDRFGLYVKVEASMNPEERIEIIRRVEEFNRDPIAFYRKWEPEQNRLREAISRARQIVNDVQIDEDLMKFIVKTITDLKIRSHRAEITVVRTAKSIAALDGRLKVNLDDVKKAMELALPHRLRATPFEPPPPPPASSPPSPQQNDGGGDRGPQGGGGGQGGGEAGGGRGGGERQFGEEKPPYEPRETPVRLRGEEEGGGGRRARRAYELKIGGSHGVVTTYAIPRGEAADIHITATLTAAALRRLGAGLPLAVDNEDLRINVRRARVPVLRVVLLDSSGSMAALRRIAVAKGLVRKLAESSYRGREYISLIVFRGGGAQVVVPPVRKYEEVLAALSAVPTGGRTPLPHALETLYRIAKSFRAKYRDAKVVGVLITDGKANVPLYRNVTEDLERLSHLLKKAGVELEIYATRGRGFDPAPTYIDLIASITSAKVVEV; encoded by the coding sequence ATGGAGGAGGCGAGGGAACGCCGGGTTGTCTACCCCTTCGCCGCGATTGTAGGCCAAGAAAAGGCCAAGCTGGCTCTGCTGGCGGTCTCGGTGAACCCCGCCATTGGCGGGGTCCTCCTCGCCGGAGACAAGGGGACGGGCAAATCGACTATGGTGAGGGCGCTCGCCGACCTCCTCCCCGAGATAGAGGTGGTAGAGGGGTGCCCCTTCGGTTGCAACCCACACAACCCGGCGGAGATGTGCGACGAGTGCTACCTGAAGTGGAAAAGAGGCGAGATAAAGGTGGCGAAGAGGAAGATGCGCGTTATAGACCTCCCCCTAAGCATCACAGTGGATAGGCTGGTGGGGACGCTCGACATAAAGAGGGCGCTCGCCGAGGGGATAAGAGCGCTTCAGCCGGGCCTCCTCGCCGAGGCCAACCGAAACATACTGTATATAGACGAGGTAAACCTGCTAGACGACTACATAATAGACGTCTTGTTAGACGCTGCGGCGATGGGCTGGAACATCGTGGAGAGAGAGGGCATATCTGTGAAACACCCAGCCCGCTTCATATTAATCGGTAGTATGAACCCAGAGGAGGGCGAGCTTAGGCCCCAGCTGTTAGACAGATTCGGCCTATATGTGAAGGTGGAGGCCTCCATGAACCCGGAGGAGAGGATAGAGATAATCAGGAGGGTCGAGGAGTTCAACAGAGACCCAATAGCCTTCTACAGAAAGTGGGAGCCCGAGCAGAACAGGCTTAGGGAGGCTATATCTAGAGCTAGACAGATAGTCAACGACGTCCAAATAGACGAAGACCTCATGAAGTTCATAGTCAAGACTATAACAGACCTAAAGATCAGAAGCCACAGGGCAGAGATTACGGTTGTTAGAACAGCCAAGTCCATAGCCGCCCTCGACGGCCGCCTCAAGGTCAACCTAGACGACGTGAAAAAGGCCATGGAGCTCGCCCTACCCCACCGCCTCAGGGCAACACCCTTCGAGCCGCCTCCGCCGCCTCCCGCAAGCTCTCCGCCATCTCCCCAGCAGAACGACGGCGGAGGCGACAGAGGGCCGCAGGGAGGCGGAGGGGGACAGGGAGGGGGAGAGGCGGGCGGCGGGAGGGGAGGCGGGGAGAGGCAGTTCGGCGAGGAGAAGCCCCCCTACGAGCCCCGGGAGACGCCCGTCCGCCTTAGGGGGGAGGAGGAGGGGGGCGGCGGGAGGCGGGCTAGGAGAGCCTACGAGCTTAAAATCGGCGGGAGCCACGGCGTAGTTACAACCTACGCGATCCCAAGGGGGGAGGCGGCGGATATACACATCACCGCGACGTTGACAGCCGCAGCGCTCAGAAGGCTAGGCGCCGGCCTCCCCCTCGCCGTAGATAATGAGGATCTTAGAATAAACGTAAGAAGAGCCAGAGTGCCCGTCCTCCGCGTCGTCCTGCTTGACTCAAGTGGGAGCATGGCCGCCTTGAGGAGGATAGCGGTGGCGAAGGGGCTTGTGAGAAAGCTAGCGGAGTCCTCCTACAGGGGGAGGGAGTACATCTCGTTGATCGTCTTCAGAGGAGGCGGAGCCCAGGTGGTGGTGCCCCCAGTGAGGAAATACGAGGAGGTCCTCGCCGCCTTATCCGCCGTACCCACCGGCGGCAGAACGCCGTTGCCCCACGCCCTGGAGACCCTCTATAGGATAGCCAAAAGCTTCAGGGCTAAATATAGAGACGCCAAGGTGGTGGGGGTCTTGATAACAGACGGCAAAGCCAACGTCCCACTGTATAGAAACGTAACAGAGGACCTAGAGAGGCTCTCCCACCTGTTAAAGAAGGCGGGTGTGGAGCTGGAGATATACGCCACCAGAGGCAGAGGCTTCGACCCAGCCCCCACCTACATAGACCTAATAGCGAGCATCACCTCGGCCAAGGTAGTAGAGGTGTGA
- the bchH gene encoding magnesium chelatase subunit H, translating to MKIVVISTKPSLRTLFDVAKEVEAEAGVSIELQTYYIHSSVDYAAVENADVILIDVRGDAPRELINAVEKSRAKVVIPLVGGSPGTLALLRLGGFSGVEIAKRVPEQDFDTDRVDFSKISKVLSAVETAGRVLPVGPLRHLRNWIWATKYWAYWGRENLANLFKLILAEYFGAGVKYGEPKLVGEFAVYTPGIGFTYEPPETKGPVVLIFTYAGMHFDETLPVALKLKEELEKLGVNAFIATGGVTDGLLKQLEALRKYTLVGGRSVDAVINLQWFVINGGPYGGSPEPTRELFKERGSLLFNGLVAYTRRISQWEKDPRGLSPVEVVGGVALPEIDGAIEPIISAGLDDSIYAEMVVLEERVKKKARRVANWIKLRQKPPSERRVAIVIYNYPPGEHNVGNAAYLDTLASLAVILKALREAGYRTRALDKEELRRLIAERFLVNSPQWGSHGDVPKLPVSEYLRWFNTLANRDEVIKTWGEPPGGINVEGDSFLIPGVVLDNVFIGVQPPRGFHEDPSKLYHSKDIPPHHQYLAFYYWIKEVFKADVIIHVGTHGTLELMPGKEVGLSDRCWPDILIGDTPHIYIYHVTNPSEMTIAKRRSYAYIITHGTPPFTQADLYGEYVELEELLEEAEKGGEDVRRLIEEKCRKLNIPCGDLERLHDYLMEMKRAVIPRGLHVFGSRWSVEDVVNYIAFVLRREGDVPSLHRLILEERGVNYDGVEKAGGGRLLVEAEEEARRMIKEALSGGDPAKYFKKRRGEAEEVFRYVRDLAKRILESDEVSSLLKALDGRYVEPRVAGEPLRTPEVFPTGSHGYAFDPRLIPTKAAYIRGINLAEELVKRYREKYGRYPESVAVVLWGFETAQTRGETVGQILQLLGVRLVRKHGPWAPELEPIPLEELGRPRIDVVVTICGFFRDMFPNLISLIDRAVKLVASLDEPLEMNYVRKHYLEIGRITRIFGPKPGTYGTRLPEFIESSSWKNEGELVEVYVGDMMYGYGDDIHGEAMRELFVQLLKKVEVVSQVRSATEYDIADLDHYYEFLGGLKKAVETLAGRRVEAYWVDTTGEKMRVRTVEEAVDFALRTRLLNPKWAEEMLKHGYDGAREIAKRVEYVLGHAALTGTVDRWFWRQIAEMYVKNVEMRERIKTVNPWALYEIIKRLEEAHRRGYWEGDEEIKKIAEELEGILEE from the coding sequence GTGAAGATAGTAGTTATCTCCACCAAGCCCTCCCTTCGTACGCTTTTTGACGTGGCGAAGGAAGTAGAGGCAGAGGCCGGCGTATCCATAGAGCTACAGACCTACTATATACACAGCTCTGTGGACTATGCCGCTGTTGAAAACGCCGACGTTATCCTAATAGACGTGAGAGGGGATGCGCCTAGGGAGCTTATAAATGCCGTGGAGAAAAGCAGAGCTAAAGTAGTCATCCCATTGGTGGGCGGCTCGCCTGGAACACTTGCGCTTTTAAGACTTGGAGGCTTCAGCGGAGTTGAAATAGCGAAGAGAGTGCCGGAGCAAGACTTCGACACAGACCGCGTAGACTTCTCAAAGATCTCCAAGGTGTTATCCGCCGTAGAAACTGCGGGCAGGGTGTTGCCAGTGGGGCCGTTGAGACATCTAAGAAATTGGATCTGGGCCACGAAATACTGGGCCTACTGGGGTAGGGAAAACTTAGCTAATTTGTTCAAGCTTATTCTCGCCGAGTATTTCGGCGCAGGGGTAAAATACGGCGAGCCTAAGCTAGTGGGAGAATTCGCAGTGTATACCCCTGGCATAGGATTTACATATGAGCCACCAGAGACGAAAGGGCCTGTAGTGTTGATATTTACCTACGCAGGTATGCACTTCGATGAAACTCTGCCCGTAGCCCTCAAACTAAAGGAAGAGTTGGAGAAACTCGGCGTAAATGCCTTTATTGCGACAGGAGGAGTCACAGATGGGCTACTTAAACAACTGGAAGCGTTGAGGAAGTACACCCTCGTAGGGGGGAGGTCTGTAGACGCCGTCATAAACCTCCAGTGGTTTGTCATAAACGGCGGGCCCTACGGCGGGTCTCCGGAGCCCACCCGCGAGCTGTTTAAAGAAAGGGGGTCTCTCCTCTTCAACGGCTTGGTCGCCTATACGCGGAGGATTTCGCAGTGGGAGAAAGATCCCAGAGGTCTCTCTCCCGTGGAAGTTGTAGGGGGCGTCGCCCTCCCGGAGATAGATGGGGCAATAGAGCCTATTATCTCGGCGGGTTTAGACGACAGCATATATGCAGAAATGGTAGTCTTAGAGGAGAGAGTGAAGAAAAAGGCTAGGAGAGTGGCTAACTGGATAAAGCTCAGGCAGAAGCCCCCCTCAGAGAGGAGGGTGGCGATTGTGATATACAACTACCCACCGGGGGAGCATAATGTGGGCAATGCCGCATATTTAGACACTTTAGCTAGCCTTGCTGTAATTCTAAAGGCGTTGAGAGAAGCCGGCTATAGGACCCGGGCGTTAGATAAAGAGGAGCTTCGACGTCTTATAGCAGAGAGGTTTTTAGTCAACTCGCCGCAGTGGGGAAGCCATGGCGATGTGCCAAAGTTGCCGGTGTCTGAATACTTAAGGTGGTTTAACACACTGGCCAACAGAGACGAGGTTATAAAAACGTGGGGCGAGCCCCCAGGCGGTATAAACGTAGAGGGGGACAGCTTTTTAATCCCCGGCGTAGTACTCGACAACGTCTTCATCGGCGTGCAACCCCCCAGAGGCTTCCACGAAGATCCATCTAAACTGTATCACTCAAAGGACATACCGCCTCACCACCAGTACTTGGCCTTCTACTACTGGATTAAAGAGGTCTTTAAGGCAGACGTAATAATACATGTAGGTACACACGGCACGCTTGAGCTTATGCCAGGGAAAGAGGTGGGGTTATCGGATAGGTGTTGGCCTGATATTCTCATCGGCGACACCCCCCACATATACATCTACCATGTGACAAACCCGTCTGAGATGACTATCGCCAAGAGGAGGAGCTACGCCTATATTATAACACACGGCACTCCGCCGTTTACACAAGCAGATCTCTACGGCGAATATGTGGAGCTTGAGGAGCTCCTAGAGGAGGCCGAGAAGGGGGGAGAAGACGTGAGGAGGTTAATAGAGGAGAAGTGTAGAAAACTAAATATCCCCTGCGGCGACTTGGAGAGATTACACGACTACCTAATGGAGATGAAACGGGCGGTGATCCCGCGGGGCCTCCACGTCTTTGGCAGTAGGTGGAGTGTAGAAGACGTAGTGAACTACATAGCCTTTGTCCTTAGGAGAGAGGGGGATGTCCCATCGCTACATAGGCTAATTCTAGAGGAGAGGGGGGTCAACTACGACGGAGTGGAGAAGGCGGGAGGGGGGAGGTTGCTTGTAGAGGCGGAGGAGGAGGCGAGAAGGATGATTAAAGAAGCTCTCTCGGGGGGAGACCCGGCTAAGTATTTCAAAAAGAGGAGGGGAGAGGCCGAGGAGGTGTTTAGATATGTACGTGATTTAGCCAAGAGAATTCTAGAGTCTGACGAAGTGTCCTCTTTACTAAAGGCCTTAGACGGGAGATATGTAGAGCCTAGAGTCGCCGGAGAGCCGTTGAGAACGCCAGAGGTTTTCCCCACAGGCTCCCACGGCTACGCCTTCGACCCCAGGCTTATACCTACGAAAGCCGCGTATATACGCGGGATAAACCTCGCCGAGGAGTTGGTAAAGAGGTATAGGGAGAAGTACGGACGTTACCCAGAGAGCGTCGCTGTCGTCCTATGGGGCTTTGAAACTGCGCAGACCAGAGGCGAGACGGTAGGCCAAATCTTACAGCTCTTAGGCGTGAGACTTGTGAGAAAACACGGACCTTGGGCTCCCGAGCTTGAGCCTATTCCTCTGGAGGAGCTCGGGAGGCCGAGGATAGACGTGGTTGTAACAATCTGCGGTTTCTTCCGCGACATGTTTCCCAACCTCATCTCTCTCATAGATAGAGCGGTGAAGCTAGTTGCCAGCTTAGATGAACCGCTTGAGATGAACTACGTGAGAAAACACTACCTTGAAATAGGCCGCATCACTAGGATATTTGGCCCTAAGCCGGGGACATACGGCACCCGTCTCCCCGAGTTCATAGAGAGCTCTAGTTGGAAAAACGAGGGGGAGCTCGTCGAGGTGTACGTGGGAGACATGATGTATGGATACGGCGATGATATCCACGGCGAAGCTATGAGAGAGCTTTTCGTACAGCTCCTTAAGAAGGTAGAGGTGGTGAGCCAAGTGAGAAGCGCTACGGAGTACGACATAGCCGACCTAGACCACTACTACGAATTTCTCGGCGGGCTTAAAAAAGCCGTGGAGACTCTAGCCGGAAGGAGGGTGGAGGCCTATTGGGTAGACACCACTGGAGAAAAGATGAGAGTTAGGACGGTAGAAGAGGCGGTAGACTTCGCCCTAAGGACAAGATTACTAAACCCCAAGTGGGCTGAGGAAATGCTTAAACACGGCTACGACGGGGCGCGGGAGATCGCCAAGAGGGTGGAATATGTGCTAGGGCATGCCGCGTTAACAGGCACGGTGGATAGATGGTTTTGGCGTCAAATAGCTGAGATGTATGTAAAAAATGTCGAGATGAGAGAACGAATCAAAACAGTAAACCCATGGGCGCTTTATGAAATTATAAAACGGCTAGAGGAAGCCCACAGAAGAGGCTACTGGGAAGGCGACGAAGAAATTAAGAAAATTGCAGAAGAGCTAGAGGGCATATTAGAGGAGTAA